A stretch of the Sphingomonas sp. CL5.1 genome encodes the following:
- a CDS encoding efflux RND transporter permease subunit, with the protein MTDTAASAAPPPPPPQPGGPSRAFILRPVATTLLMVAILLAGLVAYRSLPLSALPEVDYPTIQVSTLYPGASPDVMALTVTSPLERQFGQMPGLTRMTSASSSGASVITLQFRLDLSLDVAEQEVQAAINAANTLLPSDLPAPPIYAKVNPADAPIISLGVTSETRPLGEVQGIVERQFSNKIAQVSGVGLVSMSGGQRPAVRIQANVAALAARGLSLETIRTAIGNANANAAKGSFDGPTKSWTIDANDQLADVASYRNLVIAFANGAPIRLSDVADVVQSTENVRLGSWMNGQPAVVIDVQRQPGANVIGTVDAIKASLPDLEAQLPADVHVTVLTDRTAGIRASVSDVKFELVLAVALVTLVIFLFLGSLRATVIASISVPLSLVGAFAAMYFMGFSINNLTLMSLTIASGFVVDDAIVVLENISRHIEEGMRPFEAALRGASEIGFTIISLTVSLIAVLIPLLFMGDVVGRLFREFAVTLAVTILLSAVVALTLVPMLSARWLRAEHDERRYRISEMTQGWFDRVAQQYARALDWVMLRRTLTLLVFAGTLVVTAILFYVIPKNLFPEQDTGQIAVTTTASQDIGYTRMAGLQQQMAQALLADPSVASLSSAIGVDGQNATLSQGRMIVNLKPEGQRGNLGEVLAGLERAAGKVPGMRAYFRPVQDLTIDTSTGVNAYRFSLQGADEGQVDEWGAKLAAALMKDRHLSNVTSDVLAGGRAVVVDINRDTAGRLGLSALAIDNALYDAFGQRIVSTIYTQSSQNRVILEAQPGSVTDPQALGDLRIPLAGGTNVPLSAVATIRTTDAPLVVAREAQFPAATIGFDLAPGVSLGSAVSAIERAEKSIGVPPAISTNFTGAASAFKSSLANELWLILAAIVVVYIVLGVLYESFVHPVTILSTLPSAGIGALLFLWMTGLGLGVIGIIGIVLLIGIVKKNAIMMIDFALDAMREEGADAHHAIRQAALLRFRPIMMTTFAALFAAIPLIFGGGMGHELRQPLGIAIAGGLIFSQVLTLFTTPVIFLGLEEWRERGWSVRRRPAGGEARIA; encoded by the coding sequence ATGACCGACACGGCCGCGTCCGCCGCGCCGCCGCCACCCCCGCCGCAGCCCGGCGGGCCGTCGCGCGCGTTCATCCTGCGCCCGGTGGCGACGACCTTGCTGATGGTGGCGATCCTGCTCGCCGGCCTCGTCGCCTATCGCTCGCTGCCGCTCTCCGCGCTGCCGGAGGTGGACTATCCGACGATCCAGGTTTCCACGCTCTATCCCGGCGCCAGCCCGGACGTGATGGCGCTGACCGTCACCTCGCCGCTGGAGCGCCAGTTCGGCCAGATGCCGGGGCTGACGCGGATGACCTCCGCCTCCTCGTCGGGCGCCTCGGTCATCACGCTGCAATTCCGGCTCGACCTGTCGCTCGACGTCGCGGAGCAGGAGGTGCAGGCGGCGATCAACGCGGCGAACACGCTGCTGCCGAGCGACCTGCCCGCGCCGCCGATCTACGCCAAGGTCAATCCGGCCGACGCGCCGATCATCTCGCTCGGCGTCACGTCGGAGACGCGCCCGCTGGGCGAGGTGCAGGGGATCGTCGAGCGGCAGTTCTCGAACAAGATCGCGCAGGTCTCGGGCGTCGGCCTCGTCTCCATGTCGGGCGGGCAACGGCCGGCGGTGCGCATCCAGGCGAACGTCGCCGCGCTCGCCGCGCGCGGCCTGTCGCTGGAGACGATCCGCACCGCGATCGGCAACGCCAACGCCAACGCCGCCAAGGGCAGCTTCGACGGCCCGACCAAGAGCTGGACGATCGACGCCAACGACCAGCTCGCCGACGTGGCGAGCTACCGCAACCTCGTCATCGCCTTCGCCAACGGCGCGCCGATCCGGCTGTCCGACGTCGCGGACGTGGTGCAATCGACCGAGAACGTGCGGCTCGGCTCGTGGATGAACGGCCAGCCGGCGGTGGTGATCGACGTGCAGCGCCAGCCGGGCGCCAACGTCATCGGCACGGTCGATGCGATCAAGGCATCGCTGCCCGATCTGGAGGCGCAGCTTCCCGCCGACGTGCATGTGACGGTGCTGACCGACCGCACCGCCGGCATCCGCGCCTCGGTGTCGGACGTGAAGTTCGAGCTGGTGCTGGCGGTCGCGCTGGTGACGCTGGTGATCTTCCTGTTCCTCGGCTCGCTGCGCGCGACGGTGATCGCCAGCATCTCGGTGCCGCTGTCGCTCGTCGGCGCGTTCGCGGCGATGTATTTCATGGGCTTCTCGATCAACAATCTGACGCTCATGTCGCTGACCATCGCGAGCGGATTCGTGGTCGACGACGCGATCGTGGTGCTGGAGAACATCTCCCGCCATATCGAGGAGGGGATGCGCCCGTTCGAGGCGGCGCTGAGGGGCGCGAGCGAGATCGGCTTCACGATCATCTCGCTGACGGTCAGCCTGATCGCGGTGCTGATCCCGCTGTTGTTCATGGGCGACGTGGTCGGCCGGCTGTTCCGCGAGTTCGCGGTGACGCTGGCGGTGACGATCCTGCTCTCCGCCGTGGTCGCGCTGACGCTCGTGCCGATGCTCTCGGCGCGCTGGCTGCGCGCGGAGCATGACGAGCGGCGCTATCGCATCTCCGAGATGACGCAGGGCTGGTTTGATCGCGTCGCGCAGCAATATGCCCGCGCGCTGGACTGGGTGATGCTGCGCCGGACGCTGACCTTGCTGGTGTTCGCCGGCACGCTCGTCGTCACCGCCATCCTGTTCTACGTCATCCCCAAGAACCTGTTCCCCGAGCAGGACACTGGCCAGATCGCGGTGACGACCACCGCCTCGCAGGACATCGGCTACACCCGCATGGCCGGCCTGCAACAGCAGATGGCGCAGGCGCTGCTCGCCGATCCTTCGGTGGCGAGCCTCAGCTCGGCGATCGGCGTGGACGGGCAGAACGCCACGCTCTCGCAGGGCCGCATGATCGTCAACCTCAAGCCGGAGGGCCAGCGCGGCAATCTCGGCGAGGTGCTCGCCGGGCTGGAACGGGCGGCGGGCAAGGTGCCGGGGATGCGCGCCTATTTCCGCCCGGTGCAGGATCTGACGATCGACACCTCCACCGGGGTCAACGCCTATCGCTTCTCGTTGCAGGGTGCGGACGAGGGGCAGGTGGACGAATGGGGCGCGAAGCTCGCCGCAGCGCTGATGAAGGACCGCCATCTTAGCAACGTCACCTCGGACGTGCTGGCGGGCGGCCGCGCGGTGGTGGTGGACATCAACCGCGACACCGCCGGGCGGCTCGGCCTCAGCGCGCTCGCGATCGACAATGCGCTCTACGACGCCTTCGGCCAGCGCATCGTCTCGACCATCTACACCCAGTCGAGCCAGAACCGCGTGATCCTCGAGGCGCAGCCGGGCAGCGTCACCGATCCGCAGGCGCTGGGCGATCTGCGCATCCCGCTGGCGGGCGGGACGAACGTGCCGCTCTCCGCCGTCGCGACGATCCGCACCACCGACGCGCCGCTGGTCGTCGCGCGCGAGGCGCAATTCCCGGCGGCGACGATCGGCTTCGATCTCGCGCCGGGCGTGTCGCTGGGCAGCGCGGTGTCGGCGATCGAGCGCGCGGAGAAGTCGATCGGCGTGCCACCCGCCATCTCGACCAACTTCACCGGCGCGGCGAGCGCGTTCAAATCCTCGCTGGCGAACGAATTGTGGCTGATCCTCGCCGCGATCGTCGTGGTCTATATCGTGCTGGGCGTGCTCTACGAGAGCTTCGTCCATCCGGTGACGATCCTCTCCACCCTGCCCTCCGCCGGGATCGGCGCATTGCTGTTCCTGTGGATGACGGGGCTGGGGCTGGGCGTGATCGGCATCATCGGCATCGTCCTCCTCATCGGCATCGTGAAAAAGAACGCGATCATGATGATCGACTTCGCGCTGGACGCGATGCGCGAGGAGGGGGCCGACGCGCATCACGCGATCCGGCAGGCGGCGCTGCTGCGTTTCCGGCCGATCATGATGACCACCTTCGCCGCCCTGTTCGCCGCGATCCCGCTGATCTTCGGCGGCGGCATGGGGCATGAGCTGCGCCAGCCGCTCGGCATCGCCATCGCCGGCGGGCTGATCTTCAGTCAGGTGCTCACCCTGTTCACCACGCCGGTGATCTTCCTCGGGCTGGAGGAATGGCGCGAGCGCGGGTGGAGCGTGCGGCGGCGCCCGGCCGGCGGCGAGGCGCGGATCGCGTGA
- a CDS encoding efflux RND transporter permease subunit: MNFSAPFIRRPVGTILLTIGLMLAGAAAFFMLPVAPLPQVDFPTIMVQASLPGASPSTMASSVAAPLERHLGTIAGVSEMTSRSGVGSSSIVLQFDLSRDIDGAARDVQAAINASRADLPATLRTNPSYRKANPAEAPVLILALTSPTRSPSEIYDAVSTVVQQKLLQVQGVGNVELGGAALPSVRIEVNPLALSQYGIALEDVRTALQSESANRPRGILDARGYSWQIYSNQPGLHAADYRDTVIAWRNGAGVRLSDIARVEDGPEDIRTMGLFNGKRAVPVIISRQPGANIVQVVDSLKAQLPALRAAVPSDIHLDVASDRTLTIRASLREVEVTLLIATLLVVLVVSLFLRSWRATLIPAAAVVASLLGTVGAMYLAGFSLDNLSLMALTVATGFVVDDAIVVVENISRHVEAGMKPFEAALVGAREVGFTVLSISLSLIAVFVPLIFMGGIVGRLFREFALTMSIAVLISLVVSLTTTPMLASRVLRGEESEGRIMRAAGRGFDWAQARYTKALDWALANRGAVLLLLACTVALNIYLIAVAPKGFFPQQDTGGLMGGLRADQSISFTDMQDKLTRITYIVKSDPAVATVVAFTGGSRAGGGFMFATLKPRGQRPPVQAVIARLRPKLAKVSGVSLFLNPVQDLMVGGRQSNSTYQYVLKADDPDVLKAAGQKLVDALKQHPDTVTDVDIDQQDAGANAFVEVDRDAAARLGVTMQAVDAALYDAFGQRQVANIYSGLNQYHVVMEAARQFNGSPASLANIWLPLNPPANNVTNGVTTPPSAAKAAAADNAGGGAPSAGTGGTGSGGSAVAAGNAVSTTARTMAPLSAIAHWSTGSTNAAVSHSDGEPSATVSFNLPQGVSLGQAAQLISEVQASLALPATVHGEFGGTARVFKQSTGSMPILILAALLAIYIVLGILYESAIHPLTALSTIPSAGVGAMIALIATGGQFDVIALIGIILLIGIVKKNAIMIIDFALEAERGEGLSPVAAVREASLLRFRPIMMTTMAAALGALPLAIGFGDGAELRRPLGIAIFGGLVASQLITLLTTPVVYLALDRFRRRHGAEERMLARRGELPLSSSGASA, from the coding sequence GTGAACTTCTCCGCGCCCTTCATCCGGCGGCCGGTCGGCACGATTCTGCTGACGATCGGGCTGATGCTGGCGGGCGCAGCGGCGTTCTTCATGTTGCCGGTCGCGCCGCTGCCGCAGGTCGATTTCCCCACGATCATGGTGCAGGCCAGCCTGCCCGGCGCCAGCCCCTCGACCATGGCGTCGAGCGTCGCCGCGCCGCTGGAACGCCATCTCGGCACGATCGCCGGCGTGTCGGAGATGACCTCGCGCTCGGGCGTCGGCTCGTCGTCGATCGTGCTGCAATTCGATCTGTCGCGCGATATCGACGGCGCGGCGCGCGACGTGCAGGCGGCGATCAACGCCAGCCGCGCCGACCTGCCCGCGACGCTGCGCACCAACCCCAGCTACCGCAAGGCCAACCCGGCGGAGGCGCCGGTGCTGATCCTCGCGCTCACCTCGCCGACGCGTAGCCCGTCCGAAATCTACGACGCGGTATCGACCGTCGTGCAGCAGAAGCTGCTCCAGGTGCAGGGCGTCGGCAATGTCGAGCTTGGCGGCGCGGCGCTCCCCTCGGTGCGGATCGAGGTCAACCCGCTGGCGCTGTCGCAATATGGCATCGCGCTGGAGGACGTGCGCACCGCGCTGCAATCCGAAAGCGCCAACCGGCCGCGCGGCATCCTCGACGCGCGCGGCTATAGCTGGCAGATCTATTCCAACCAGCCGGGGCTGCACGCCGCCGACTATCGCGACACGGTGATCGCGTGGCGCAACGGCGCGGGGGTTCGGCTGTCGGATATCGCCAGGGTGGAGGACGGGCCGGAAGACATCCGCACGATGGGCCTGTTCAACGGCAAGCGCGCCGTGCCCGTCATCATCAGCCGCCAGCCGGGCGCGAACATCGTGCAGGTGGTGGATTCGCTGAAGGCGCAGCTCCCGGCGCTGCGCGCCGCCGTCCCCTCCGACATCCACCTCGACGTGGCGAGCGACCGCACCCTCACGATCCGCGCCTCGCTGCGCGAGGTGGAGGTGACTTTGCTGATCGCGACGCTGCTGGTGGTGCTGGTGGTCAGCCTGTTCCTCAGGAGCTGGCGCGCGACGCTGATCCCGGCGGCGGCGGTGGTCGCCTCGCTGCTCGGCACGGTCGGCGCGATGTATCTCGCGGGGTTCAGCCTCGACAACCTCTCGCTGATGGCGCTGACCGTCGCGACCGGCTTCGTCGTCGACGATGCGATCGTGGTGGTGGAGAATATCAGCCGCCACGTCGAGGCCGGGATGAAGCCGTTCGAGGCCGCGCTGGTCGGCGCGCGCGAGGTGGGCTTCACCGTGCTGTCGATCTCATTGAGCCTGATCGCGGTGTTCGTGCCGCTGATCTTCATGGGCGGGATCGTCGGGCGGCTGTTCCGCGAATTCGCGCTCACCATGTCGATCGCGGTGCTCATCAGCCTCGTCGTGTCGCTCACCACCACGCCGATGCTCGCCTCGCGCGTGCTGCGGGGCGAGGAGAGCGAGGGGCGGATCATGCGCGCGGCGGGGCGCGGGTTCGACTGGGCGCAGGCGCGCTATACGAAGGCGCTGGACTGGGCGCTGGCCAATCGCGGCGCGGTGCTGCTGCTGCTCGCCTGCACGGTGGCGCTCAACATCTACCTGATCGCGGTCGCCCCCAAGGGCTTCTTCCCGCAGCAGGATACCGGCGGCCTGATGGGCGGCCTGCGCGCCGACCAGAGCATCTCCTTCACCGACATGCAGGACAAGCTCACCCGCATCACGTATATCGTGAAGAGCGATCCGGCGGTGGCGACGGTGGTGGCCTTCACCGGCGGGTCGCGCGCGGGCGGCGGCTTCATGTTCGCGACGCTCAAGCCGCGCGGCCAGCGCCCGCCGGTGCAGGCGGTGATCGCGCGGCTGCGGCCGAAGCTGGCCAAGGTCAGCGGGGTCAGCCTGTTCCTCAATCCGGTGCAGGACCTGATGGTCGGCGGGCGGCAGAGCAACAGCACCTATCAATATGTGCTGAAGGCCGACGATCCCGATGTGCTGAAGGCGGCGGGGCAGAAGCTGGTCGACGCGCTGAAGCAGCATCCCGACACCGTCACCGATGTCGATATCGACCAGCAGGACGCCGGCGCCAACGCCTTCGTCGAGGTCGATCGCGACGCCGCCGCGCGGCTCGGCGTGACGATGCAGGCGGTCGATGCGGCGCTCTATGACGCATTCGGCCAGCGGCAGGTGGCGAACATCTATTCCGGCCTCAACCAATATCATGTCGTGATGGAGGCGGCGCGGCAGTTTAACGGATCGCCCGCCTCGCTCGCCAACATCTGGCTGCCGCTCAACCCGCCGGCGAACAATGTGACGAACGGCGTCACCACCCCGCCGAGCGCCGCCAAGGCGGCGGCGGCGGACAATGCCGGCGGCGGCGCGCCGAGCGCCGGCACCGGCGGCACCGGATCGGGCGGTTCGGCGGTCGCCGCCGGCAACGCGGTGAGCACGACGGCGCGGACGATGGCCCCGCTGTCGGCGATCGCGCACTGGTCGACCGGATCGACCAACGCGGCGGTGAGCCATTCGGACGGCGAGCCTTCCGCCACCGTCTCGTTCAACCTGCCGCAAGGCGTGTCGCTCGGCCAGGCGGCGCAGCTCATCTCTGAGGTGCAGGCGAGCCTCGCGCTGCCCGCCACCGTCCACGGCGAGTTCGGCGGCACCGCGCGGGTCTTCAAGCAATCGACCGGCTCGATGCCGATCCTGATCCTCGCCGCGCTGCTGGCGATCTACATCGTGCTCGGCATCCTCTATGAAAGCGCGATCCATCCGCTGACCGCGCTCTCCACTATTCCCTCCGCCGGGGTCGGCGCGATGATCGCGCTGATCGCCACCGGCGGCCAGTTCGACGTGATCGCGCTGATCGGCATCATCCTGCTGATCGGGATCGTGAAGAAGAACGCGATCATGATCATCGATTTCGCGCTGGAGGCGGAACGCGGCGAGGGGCTCAGCCCGGTCGCGGCGGTGCGAGAGGCGTCGCTGCTGCGCTTCCGCCCGATCATGATGACGACGATGGCCGCCGCGCTAGGCGCGCTGCCGCTGGCGATCGGCTTCGGCGACGGCGCGGAATTGCGCCGCCCGCTCGGCATCGCGATCTTCGGCGGGCTGGTCGCCAGCCAGCTCATCACCCTGCTCACCACCCCGGTCGTCTATCTCGCGCTCGATCGCTTCCGCCGCCGCCACGGCGCGGAGGAGCGCATGCTGGCGCGCCGCGGCGAGCTGCCGCTTTCCTCTTCCGGAGCCTCCGCATGA